In Candidatus Roseilinea sp., one DNA window encodes the following:
- the bchH-3 gene encoding magnesium chelatase subunit H produces the protein MSDKPNIVAIVGLEHFNKRVWDEVKADLAGEANLAQFTEWELESHATEAARAIRDADCLFVSMINFKDQADWLREQVEQSRASVVFAYESMPEVMALNRVGDYVVANRPGSKGGMPEPVKKIARMLVHGRDEDTLYGYTKLMKLMQTMMRFMPAKARDFKNWMQVNIYWNQPLAVNVSSMFKFILREYFNRPVEVPPVVEVPMMGLYHPDAPGFFKDIKAYRDWRKRRGKMTRRQGDKGTGRQGEREIQRSLTINHQSPVTNHQPSVALLFFRKHLMQDRGYIDETIRAMEDAGLDVLPIFVTGVEGHVVVRDWLAKEHVDALVSTIGFALVGGPAGSTSPGAHRDAVIEILARIDAPYIVAQPLYVQDFVSWQKIGVGPMQAAATYALPEMDGAIDPVILGAINNGRFQTAPDRLQRLTTLVTRWAALRRTPNRDKKIAFVVYDYPPGLGKKATAALLDVPRSLLNILRRLQAEGYDVGQLPESPEELLRLLEAATTPDPGGLAVTQEQFKQWTTPRERERVEERWGSWPGDIAPAGRDAVFIGGLRLGNIYIGVQPRFGVTGDPMRLLFDKDNTPHHQYLAFYRWISRGFGAHALIHVGMHGSAEWMPGLQLGMTRSCWPDALLGELPQLYLYPMNNPSEANIAKRRGYAVMVSHAVPPMARAGLYKELAALKDMLQDYRERQIERRGQAEEALEEAMLNKVALANLDADCPRLQGEPFSDYAARLYAYLRDLEQRLITSSLHVFGEAAPTESQIVTVTEALKARGGSRSLAEVMLRETLGTSAPAASYAELAALARRGDPEALRARERVDEACRAFVEHAVFRGESPASALHQATHNGTSVAADDAAALMEMAQAGRMMARMLSDNRAELEAVVRGLGGRYIPPAPGGDLIRDGLNVLPTGRNIHAIDPWRIPSELAYARGAKIAEALLEKHLAENAGQYPETIAQVLWGLDTIKTKGEAIGTVLRLIGARPHHDGQGKISHYELIPLEELGRPRIDVLMNLSPIFRDTFELLMDHLDRLVKAAARANEPVEMNFIKKHVEEAMRDGMTFEQATARLFTQQPGQYGTYVDDMVEDSAWQSQDDLDQLFVRRNAYAYGGGRNGQHAPEVLQRMLGTVGRVAQEIDSVEFGVADIDHYFSSSGALHLAARKRSRAPVKLNYIESYTAETRIDDLDRVLRTEYRTKLLNPRWYEGMLQHGYSGATEISNRFTYMLGWDAVSDCVDDWVYANAAKTYALDPAMRERLTKANPQAMRNIVGRLLEANGRGLWQADDDVIEQLKELYADLEDRLEGVAYK, from the coding sequence ATGAGCGATAAGCCGAATATCGTCGCTATCGTTGGATTAGAGCACTTCAACAAGCGTGTTTGGGATGAAGTGAAAGCTGACCTGGCCGGTGAGGCCAACCTGGCGCAGTTCACCGAATGGGAGTTGGAATCACATGCGACGGAGGCAGCGCGCGCCATTCGCGACGCCGACTGCTTGTTCGTCAGCATGATCAACTTCAAGGATCAAGCGGACTGGCTACGCGAGCAAGTGGAACAATCGCGCGCCAGCGTGGTCTTCGCCTACGAGTCCATGCCCGAAGTGATGGCCCTGAATCGCGTGGGCGATTACGTGGTCGCCAACCGGCCCGGCAGCAAAGGCGGCATGCCCGAGCCGGTGAAGAAAATCGCGCGCATGTTGGTGCATGGCCGCGACGAAGACACGCTCTACGGCTACACCAAGCTGATGAAGCTGATGCAGACCATGATGCGCTTCATGCCGGCCAAGGCGCGCGACTTCAAGAACTGGATGCAGGTGAACATCTACTGGAACCAGCCGCTCGCGGTCAACGTGAGCAGCATGTTCAAGTTCATCCTGCGCGAATACTTCAACCGTCCGGTCGAGGTTCCGCCGGTGGTCGAAGTGCCGATGATGGGCCTGTACCACCCCGACGCGCCGGGTTTCTTCAAGGACATCAAGGCCTATCGCGACTGGCGGAAGCGTCGAGGCAAGATGACCAGGCGACAGGGTGACAAGGGGACAGGGAGACAAGGTGAGAGGGAGATACAACGATCGCTAACCATCAATCATCAATCACCGGTTACCAATCATCAACCCTCCGTTGCTCTGCTCTTCTTCCGCAAGCACCTCATGCAAGATCGGGGCTATATAGACGAGACGATCCGGGCCATGGAGGACGCCGGCCTAGACGTGCTGCCGATCTTCGTCACCGGCGTAGAGGGCCACGTCGTCGTGCGCGACTGGTTGGCCAAAGAACATGTTGATGCACTGGTGAGCACGATCGGCTTCGCGCTCGTCGGCGGGCCGGCCGGCTCCACCTCGCCGGGCGCACATCGCGACGCAGTCATCGAGATCTTGGCGCGCATTGATGCGCCCTACATCGTCGCACAGCCGCTCTACGTGCAAGACTTCGTCTCGTGGCAGAAGATCGGCGTCGGACCGATGCAAGCCGCGGCCACCTACGCGCTGCCGGAGATGGACGGCGCCATAGATCCGGTGATCCTGGGCGCAATCAACAACGGCCGCTTCCAGACGGCGCCGGACCGCCTCCAGCGCCTGACGACGCTGGTCACGCGCTGGGCAGCCCTGCGCCGCACGCCCAACCGCGACAAGAAGATCGCCTTCGTCGTATACGACTACCCGCCCGGCCTGGGCAAGAAAGCGACGGCGGCGCTGCTGGACGTGCCGCGCTCACTGCTCAACATCCTGCGGCGGTTGCAGGCTGAAGGATATGACGTCGGTCAGCTACCGGAATCACCGGAGGAACTGTTGCGGCTGCTCGAAGCAGCCACCACGCCCGACCCCGGCGGATTGGCCGTGACGCAGGAGCAATTCAAGCAGTGGACGACGCCGCGCGAGCGTGAGCGCGTGGAGGAGCGCTGGGGGAGCTGGCCGGGCGACATTGCGCCGGCCGGCCGCGACGCCGTGTTCATCGGCGGGCTGCGATTGGGCAACATCTACATCGGCGTGCAGCCGCGCTTCGGCGTCACCGGCGATCCGATGCGCTTGCTGTTCGACAAGGACAACACGCCGCACCATCAATATCTGGCGTTCTACCGCTGGATCAGCCGCGGGTTCGGCGCGCATGCGTTGATCCACGTCGGCATGCACGGCTCGGCGGAGTGGATGCCCGGCTTGCAGCTCGGCATGACGCGCAGTTGCTGGCCGGACGCGCTGCTAGGCGAGCTGCCGCAGCTCTACCTCTACCCGATGAACAACCCCAGCGAGGCCAACATCGCCAAACGCCGTGGCTATGCCGTGATGGTCTCGCACGCGGTGCCACCGATGGCGCGCGCCGGCCTATACAAGGAGCTGGCCGCGCTCAAGGATATGCTGCAGGACTATCGCGAGCGGCAAATCGAACGGCGCGGCCAGGCTGAGGAAGCCCTGGAAGAGGCCATGCTGAACAAAGTCGCGCTGGCCAATCTAGATGCCGACTGCCCGCGCCTGCAGGGAGAACCGTTTTCCGACTACGCTGCGCGGCTCTACGCCTATCTGCGCGACCTAGAGCAGCGACTCATCACATCATCGCTGCACGTCTTCGGCGAGGCCGCGCCAACGGAATCGCAGATCGTCACGGTGACCGAGGCGCTCAAGGCGCGCGGCGGCAGCCGCTCGCTGGCCGAAGTGATGCTGCGCGAGACGTTGGGCACATCGGCACCGGCGGCATCGTACGCCGAGCTGGCGGCGCTGGCTCGACGCGGCGACCCAGAAGCGCTGCGTGCCAGGGAGCGGGTGGACGAAGCCTGTCGCGCCTTTGTGGAGCACGCCGTGTTCCGCGGCGAATCGCCAGCGTCGGCACTGCATCAGGCTACTCACAACGGCACATCTGTCGCCGCCGATGACGCTGCGGCGCTGATGGAGATGGCGCAGGCCGGGCGGATGATGGCGCGCATGCTCAGCGACAACCGTGCCGAACTCGAGGCCGTGGTGCGCGGCCTCGGCGGACGTTACATCCCCCCGGCGCCCGGCGGCGACTTGATCCGCGATGGCCTGAATGTGTTGCCCACCGGTCGCAACATCCACGCGATTGACCCGTGGCGCATCCCCAGCGAGCTGGCCTATGCGCGCGGCGCAAAAATCGCCGAAGCCTTGCTGGAGAAGCACCTCGCCGAGAACGCCGGCCAATACCCGGAGACCATCGCGCAAGTGCTCTGGGGTTTGGACACGATCAAGACCAAAGGCGAGGCCATCGGCACGGTGCTACGCCTGATCGGCGCGCGCCCACATCACGACGGCCAGGGCAAGATCAGCCACTACGAGCTCATCCCGCTGGAGGAGCTGGGCCGGCCGCGCATTGACGTGCTGATGAACCTCAGCCCGATCTTCCGCGACACGTTCGAGTTGCTCATGGATCACCTCGACCGCTTGGTGAAAGCGGCCGCGCGCGCCAACGAGCCGGTCGAGATGAACTTCATCAAGAAGCATGTCGAAGAGGCCATGCGCGACGGCATGACCTTCGAGCAAGCGACCGCGCGCCTGTTCACGCAGCAGCCCGGGCAGTACGGCACCTACGTGGACGACATGGTGGAAGATTCGGCCTGGCAATCGCAGGACGACCTGGATCAATTGTTCGTGCGCCGCAATGCCTACGCCTATGGCGGTGGGCGTAACGGCCAGCACGCGCCGGAGGTGCTGCAACGCATGCTCGGCACGGTCGGTCGCGTGGCGCAGGAGATTGACTCGGTGGAGTTCGGCGTGGCCGACATTGACCATTACTTCTCTTCATCCGGCGCGCTGCACTTGGCCGCGCGCAAACGCAGCCGAGCGCCGGTGAAGCTGAACTACATCGAGAGCTATACCGCCGAGACGCGCATTGACGATCTCGACCGCGTGTTGCGCACCGAATACCGCACCAAGCTGTTGAACCCGCGCTGGTATGAAGGCATGTTGCAACATGGCTACAGCGGCGCCACCGAGATCAGCAACCGCTTCACCTACATGCTGGGCTGGGATGCCGTGAGCGATTGCGTGGACGACTGGGTATACGCCAACGCGGCTAAGACGTACGCACTCGATCCGGCGATGCGCGAACGCTTGACGAAAGCCAACCCGCAGGCCATGCGCAACATCGTCGGCCGGCTGCTCGAGGCCAACGGCCGCGGCCTGTGGCAAGCCGATGACGACGTCATCGAGCAACTCAAGGAGCTTTACGCCGACCTAGAGGACCGGCTGGAAGGTGTGGCGTACAAGTGA
- a CDS encoding chlorophyllide reductase subunit Z, whose translation MTDLTDPVPAGGKKHAPIELIRDLESTSGYWAAVWTMCAMPDVHLICDAPIGCFNLVATAVPDYTDAIPHIHNITPSVMREQEVTMLGTAGAVRKAVEALRQIHPDKTIIVVSTAESEMISSDHRDWLSKMDPPVPFFWSQSLEGDEWEGRDRVLVWLWRNFGVVGVNCVDGVVDTTDTNDTNDTNRLVNVIGPTYGCFNSPSDLHEVKRLIEGAGGKVNLVYPFEATLKDTPRLADSAVNVVMYREFGEALAQELGKPYLFAPMGIRETTEFIQKLGDLLGTRDQAEAFIAQEKKTTLAPLWDLWRGPQGDWFATTEFAVVAGHTYTEGLVRLLADELGMKLHFASGRPRRPGEMNNIQIRETLHKKQPAFVFGSLNEKIYLTEAQAKATHFVPAAFPGAVVRRSLGTPFMGYSGVIYIVQEMVNRYYDLVFNFLPFDNVAAAGQLKEVANPLTAAGKLVWSEAARAQLDRQLEGIPWISRISASRELRAQVEVYAVKHNLREVTPEVVERALVG comes from the coding sequence ATGACCGACCTAACCGATCCTGTCCCTGCCGGCGGCAAGAAACACGCGCCCATCGAGCTGATCCGCGACCTGGAAAGCACCAGCGGCTACTGGGCCGCGGTGTGGACGATGTGCGCCATGCCCGACGTGCATCTGATCTGCGATGCGCCCATCGGCTGCTTCAACCTCGTGGCGACCGCCGTGCCAGACTACACCGACGCAATTCCGCACATCCACAACATCACGCCGAGCGTGATGCGCGAGCAAGAAGTCACCATGCTCGGCACGGCCGGCGCAGTGCGCAAAGCCGTCGAGGCGCTGCGCCAGATTCATCCCGACAAGACAATCATCGTCGTCAGCACGGCCGAGAGCGAGATGATCTCCTCCGACCACCGCGACTGGCTGAGCAAGATGGATCCGCCGGTGCCGTTCTTCTGGAGCCAATCCTTGGAAGGCGACGAGTGGGAAGGTCGCGATCGCGTTCTCGTTTGGCTATGGCGCAATTTTGGTGTCGTTGGTGTCAATTGTGTCGATGGTGTCGTTGACACTACTGACACCAATGACACTAACGACACCAACCGTTTGGTAAACGTGATCGGCCCGACCTACGGTTGCTTCAACTCGCCCTCCGACCTGCACGAAGTCAAGCGGTTGATCGAAGGCGCCGGCGGCAAAGTCAACTTGGTCTACCCCTTCGAGGCTACGTTGAAAGACACCCCGCGACTGGCAGACAGCGCCGTCAACGTCGTCATGTATCGCGAGTTCGGCGAGGCGCTGGCACAGGAGCTGGGCAAACCCTACTTGTTCGCGCCGATGGGCATCCGCGAGACGACGGAGTTCATCCAGAAGCTCGGCGACCTACTCGGCACACGCGACCAAGCCGAGGCGTTCATCGCCCAAGAGAAGAAGACCACGCTTGCGCCGTTGTGGGACTTGTGGCGCGGCCCCCAGGGCGACTGGTTCGCCACGACCGAGTTTGCCGTTGTGGCCGGCCACACCTACACCGAAGGGCTGGTGCGCCTGCTGGCCGACGAACTGGGCATGAAGCTACACTTCGCCAGTGGGCGCCCACGCCGGCCGGGCGAGATGAACAACATCCAAATCCGCGAGACCTTGCACAAGAAACAGCCAGCCTTCGTGTTCGGCAGCCTGAACGAGAAGATCTACTTGACCGAGGCGCAGGCTAAGGCCACCCACTTCGTGCCGGCCGCGTTCCCCGGCGCAGTCGTGCGCCGGTCGCTGGGCACGCCGTTCATGGGCTACAGCGGCGTCATCTACATCGTGCAGGAAATGGTCAATCGGTATTACGACTTGGTGTTCAACTTCTTGCCGTTCGACAACGTCGCCGCCGCCGGCCAGCTCAAAGAGGTGGCGAACCCACTTACAGCCGCCGGCAAGCTGGTGTGGAGCGAAGCCGCGCGGGCACAACTGGATCGCCAGTTGGAGGGCATCCCATGGATCAGCCGAATTAGCGCCAGCCGCGAGCTACGAGCGCAAGTAGAGGTATACGCGGTCAAGCACAACCTGCGCGAGGTCACGCCGGAGGTGGTCGAACGCGCGCTCGTCGGATGA
- a CDS encoding protein-S-isoprenylcysteine methyltransferase, with protein MRQPQDARRSAMYAYFIGPDGVFPSLLVAVLFLIMQLGFMATESRRRRKAGASLARLSGLFPPLWLALLIGLIARLVCGFLKIGVIRGDIRDAVVWAGVLMVALGWGIRLWAQRKLGHYFVGEVAVQPGHAVVRDGPYRWVRHPAYAGGFLSSVGFALMLSTWLGALISAVILAWAYAVRVPREEALLVRELGDAYRDYMAHTKRFVPFVF; from the coding sequence ATGAGGCAACCGCAGGACGCAAGACGCAGTGCCATGTACGCCTACTTCATCGGCCCCGACGGCGTATTCCCCTCCCTGCTGGTCGCCGTGCTGTTCCTCATCATGCAGCTCGGGTTCATGGCGACCGAGTCACGGCGCAGGCGCAAAGCCGGCGCGAGCCTCGCCCGCCTATCGGGCTTGTTCCCGCCGCTCTGGTTGGCGCTGTTGATCGGGCTGATCGCGCGCCTGGTGTGCGGCTTTTTGAAAATCGGCGTCATCCGCGGAGATATCCGCGATGCGGTCGTGTGGGCCGGCGTGCTGATGGTGGCGCTGGGCTGGGGGATACGCCTTTGGGCGCAGCGCAAGCTGGGGCACTACTTTGTGGGCGAGGTGGCCGTGCAACCGGGCCATGCCGTTGTGCGCGACGGCCCATACCGGTGGGTGCGCCATCCGGCCTATGCCGGCGGCTTCCTCAGCAGCGTTGGTTTTGCCCTGATGCTCAGCACATGGCTGGGCGCGCTCATCAGCGCGGTCATCTTGGCGTGGGCATACGCCGTGCGCGTGCCGCGCGAAGAGGCATTGCTCGTGCGCGAGCTGGGCGATGCCTACCGCGATTACATGGCGCACACCAAACGCTTCGTGCCGTTTGTGTTTTGA
- a CDS encoding chlorophyllide reductase subunit Y yields the protein MATLTVPEGNLITPEIIETRSKSSVSDLQSQTGHSVSPDHNLTPQTMCPAFGSLRVLTRIDGVQTAMVTDTGCLYGLTFVTHFYASRKSIAAPAFGTKELVAGNVAEAAIASCVEASKMPGTKLIAAISLCVAETAGLTEEMLPSQINGIDVILVRVPAYAIHSHPEAKDVAINAILKKYAPPKMEVTSDGVEKPLTYDGSNEEEEALRRRVIMLGEVFPADPISVDAVLKRLGSGLAATLPSRNLDDYKLARRVGAIAAVHPFYGGSVATLRAAGVPIISGAPVGPEATYNWIKAVAAALKLDGELAEQVAAEERDKCKAIISQFPLRGKVMVCGYEGNELLYARLLVEAGAEVPYISTSIQKSLYTAADEAWLKARGTREIVYQKTLEQDVRALDTYKPDLVLGTTPLSAEAKARGIPGMYYTNMLSVRPLFLSAGLAGTIQLIRDALERTPRYAWMREFFEGPRQTEAPAVPINTMD from the coding sequence ATGGCAACCCTGACCGTTCCAGAAGGCAATTTGATCACCCCTGAGATTATCGAGACGCGAAGCAAATCTTCGGTCTCCGATCTCCAATCTCAAACGGGCCACTCGGTCTCGCCCGACCACAACCTCACGCCACAGACGATGTGCCCGGCCTTCGGCAGCCTGCGCGTGCTTACCCGCATTGATGGCGTCCAGACGGCGATGGTGACCGACACCGGTTGTCTGTATGGCTTGACATTCGTGACCCATTTCTACGCCTCGCGCAAGAGCATTGCCGCGCCGGCCTTCGGCACGAAGGAGTTGGTGGCCGGCAACGTGGCCGAGGCGGCTATCGCCTCGTGCGTCGAGGCCAGCAAGATGCCCGGCACCAAGCTCATCGCCGCCATCTCGCTGTGCGTGGCCGAGACGGCCGGCCTGACCGAGGAGATGCTGCCGTCGCAGATCAACGGCATTGACGTGATCCTGGTGCGCGTGCCGGCCTACGCCATTCACTCCCACCCTGAAGCCAAGGATGTGGCGATCAACGCAATCCTGAAGAAATACGCGCCGCCGAAGATGGAAGTCACCAGCGATGGCGTCGAGAAACCGCTGACCTATGACGGCAGCAATGAGGAAGAGGAAGCGCTACGCCGGAGGGTCATCATGCTCGGCGAAGTCTTCCCTGCCGATCCGATCTCTGTGGATGCGGTGCTCAAGCGGCTGGGGAGCGGCCTGGCAGCCACGTTACCTTCGCGCAACCTGGATGACTACAAGCTGGCGCGGCGGGTGGGCGCGATCGCGGCCGTGCATCCGTTCTATGGCGGCAGCGTGGCGACCTTGCGCGCGGCCGGCGTGCCGATCATCAGCGGCGCGCCCGTCGGCCCCGAGGCGACTTACAACTGGATCAAGGCCGTCGCCGCAGCGCTCAAACTGGATGGCGAACTGGCGGAGCAAGTGGCCGCCGAAGAGCGCGACAAGTGCAAGGCCATCATCAGCCAATTCCCGCTGCGGGGTAAAGTGATGGTATGCGGCTACGAAGGCAACGAACTGCTCTACGCGCGCTTGCTGGTGGAAGCCGGCGCCGAAGTGCCCTATATCAGCACCAGCATCCAAAAGTCGCTATACACGGCCGCCGATGAGGCCTGGCTCAAAGCGCGCGGGACGCGCGAGATCGTGTATCAAAAAACGCTCGAACAAGACGTGCGTGCGCTCGACACCTACAAGCCCGATCTCGTGCTGGGCACCACGCCGCTGAGCGCCGAAGCCAAAGCGCGCGGCATCCCCGGCATGTATTACACCAACATGCTCAGCGTGCGGCCGCTATTCCTGAGCGCCGGCCTGGCCGGCACCATCCAGCTCATCCGCGATGCGCTGGAGCGCACCCCACGCTATGCGTGGATGCGCGAATTCTTTGAGGGTCCGCGCCAAACCGAGGCGCCCGCTGTGCCGATCAACACCATGGACTAA
- a CDS encoding chlorophyllide reductase iron protein subunit X produces MTPRMIAIYGKGGIGKSFFTANLSAKMALKGLRVLQLGCDPKHDSCNALFQGRSLPTIGDQWRLFKDTGREKELDVRHLIFKADLGRGIQLFGAELGGPEVGRGCGGRGISFGFGLLEERGMANWALDYIVMDFLGDVVCGGFATPIAKSLAEEIIIVASHDRMSLYAANNIARAVNYFQSMGGSTRVIGMVLNRDDGSGVAERFAERVGLPILAKIPFSPAARALSDRCKLLFELPEMDAIFDAFVNKIHHREYTAPEKVTPLEYDEFLAVFGASEPPDLPEGATLDELMGRDHAAATGIDLNSPDYSQDSKILVRRIMQEMGLKVIRLVEEPERGVVVTTEAGWEAIFGDPCRDIDAKIAILSALGHSGEKFRLADLRYTAAPFYE; encoded by the coding sequence ATGACCCCTCGAATGATCGCAATCTACGGTAAAGGTGGCATCGGCAAGAGCTTCTTCACCGCCAACCTCAGTGCAAAGATGGCGCTCAAAGGGCTGCGCGTGCTGCAGCTCGGGTGCGACCCCAAACACGATAGCTGCAACGCGCTGTTCCAGGGGCGCAGCCTGCCGACCATCGGCGACCAGTGGCGGCTGTTCAAGGACACCGGCCGCGAGAAAGAGCTGGACGTGCGCCACCTGATCTTCAAAGCCGACCTTGGGCGCGGTATTCAACTCTTCGGCGCGGAGCTAGGCGGGCCGGAAGTGGGCCGCGGTTGTGGCGGACGCGGCATCTCCTTCGGCTTCGGCCTGCTCGAAGAACGCGGCATGGCCAACTGGGCCTTGGATTACATCGTCATGGACTTCCTCGGCGACGTGGTCTGCGGCGGTTTTGCCACGCCCATCGCCAAGAGCCTGGCCGAAGAGATCATCATCGTCGCCAGCCACGATCGCATGAGCTTGTATGCCGCGAACAACATCGCCCGCGCCGTCAACTACTTCCAGTCCATGGGCGGTAGCACGCGCGTGATCGGCATGGTGCTCAACCGCGATGACGGGAGCGGCGTGGCCGAGCGGTTCGCCGAGCGCGTCGGCCTGCCCATCCTGGCCAAGATTCCCTTTAGTCCGGCTGCGCGCGCGCTCAGCGACCGCTGCAAGTTGCTCTTCGAGCTGCCGGAGATGGACGCCATCTTCGACGCCTTCGTCAATAAGATTCACCATCGCGAATACACGGCGCCGGAGAAGGTCACGCCTTTGGAATACGACGAGTTCCTGGCCGTGTTCGGCGCCAGCGAGCCGCCGGATCTCCCTGAAGGCGCGACGCTCGACGAGCTGATGGGGCGCGACCATGCAGCTGCTACCGGCATTGACCTCAACAGCCCCGACTACAGCCAGGACAGCAAGATCCTGGTGCGGCGCATCATGCAAGAGATGGGGCTGAAGGTCATTCGGCTGGTCGAAGAGCCGGAACGCGGCGTGGTCGTGACGACCGAGGCCGGCTGGGAAGCGATCTTCGGCGATCCATGCCGGGACATAGACGCCAAGATCGCCATTTTGTCTGCGCTCGGCCACAGCGGCGAAAAGTTCCGCCTGGCCGACCTGCGCTATACGGCTGCGCCGTTCTATGAGTGA
- a CDS encoding alcohol dehydrogenase — MKTRAIVIPATNTVELREVELKPLGADDVLIQTTLTGISAGTERMLLRGVMPHPMLQFPVVPGYETVGKVIEAGTNARAWLGKRVYVGGNYGFVGVNPAFGGQSAHIVAPQSHLTDLQSLTDEQGVLLALAATALHGVDVAFDTLRGPAPSVLILGQGIVGQLAARFVRARGAQVTVTDKVASRLSLSVADVKWRVEDGALKGEDGSPVSLAGALFAVLIDATGKMEAIAPHLMNIQKGGRVVLLGYYERIDLPYMPAFLRELTFAVSTEWAPGDLARARDAIAAGQVEVRALITHCLPADDAPKAFDIAFNDPDCLKMVLSWR, encoded by the coding sequence ATGAAAACCAGGGCGATTGTGATCCCGGCAACGAACACCGTGGAACTGCGCGAGGTGGAGCTGAAGCCGCTCGGCGCAGACGATGTGCTGATCCAGACCACGCTGACCGGCATCAGCGCCGGCACCGAGCGCATGCTGCTGAGAGGCGTGATGCCGCACCCGATGCTGCAGTTCCCGGTGGTGCCCGGCTATGAGACGGTCGGCAAGGTGATCGAGGCCGGCACAAACGCGCGCGCCTGGCTGGGCAAGCGGGTGTATGTCGGCGGCAACTATGGGTTCGTCGGGGTCAATCCGGCCTTCGGCGGGCAAAGCGCGCACATCGTCGCGCCCCAGTCGCACCTGACCGACCTACAGTCGCTGACCGATGAACAGGGCGTGTTATTGGCGCTGGCGGCGACGGCGCTGCACGGCGTGGATGTGGCTTTCGACACGTTGCGCGGCCCCGCGCCTTCCGTCTTGATTCTGGGCCAGGGCATCGTCGGCCAACTGGCGGCGCGGTTCGTAAGAGCGCGCGGCGCGCAGGTCACCGTCACCGACAAGGTCGCCTCGCGGCTGAGTTTGTCGGTCGCGGATGTGAAGTGGCGCGTCGAGGATGGTGCGTTGAAGGGCGAAGATGGTTCACCCGTCTCCCTCGCCGGCGCGCTATTCGCGGTTCTGATAGACGCCACCGGCAAGATGGAAGCCATCGCCCCGCATCTGATGAACATCCAGAAAGGGGGACGGGTGGTGCTACTCGGTTACTACGAGCGCATTGACCTGCCGTATATGCCGGCATTCCTGCGCGAGTTGACCTTTGCCGTGAGCACGGAATGGGCGCCGGGCGACCTCGCCCGCGCGCGCGACGCCATCGCCGCCGGCCAGGTCGAAGTGCGCGCGCTCATCACGCACTGCCTGCCGGCCGACGACGCCCCTAAAGCCTTCGACATCGCCTTCAACGACCCCGATTGTTTGAAGATGGTGTTGTCATGGAGGTAA